From a region of the Phaseolus vulgaris cultivar G19833 chromosome 6, P. vulgaris v2.0, whole genome shotgun sequence genome:
- the LOC137831335 gene encoding cytochrome P450 71D11-like: MAQLVLYFSALIFFIFLALIVQKIGNKPRKTYETTSKIPHGPTKLPIIGNIHNLLSSQPHRKLRDLALKYGPLMHLQLGEISTIVISSPECAKEVMKTHDINFATRPKILASEIISYNSTDIAFAPYGNYWRQLRKICTLELLSLKRVNSFQPIREEELSNLVKWIDSKKGSPINLTQAVLSSIYSIASRSAFGKKYKDQQNFIAAVKNLIKLIGGFDIGDLFPSATWLQHVTGIRPKLERLHQLADQIMEGIINEHKEARSEAKDYEREAEDLVDVLMQYDDGNNQDFALTRNNVKAIILDIFAAGGETSATTIDWAMAEIIKDSRIMRKAQAEVREVFNMKGRVDENYINELKYLKLVVKETLRFHPPLPLLLPRECGKTCEIHGYNIPAKSKVIVNAWAIGRDSNYWTEPERFYPERFIDSTVDYKGNNFEFIPFGAGRRICPGSTFSSRVVEVTLAMLLYHFDWKLPSGMISEELDMSEEFGITVRRKHDLFLVPFPYLPLPVP, from the exons ATGGCTCAACTTGTCCTCTACTTTTCAGCTCTtatcttctttatcttcttagCCCTTATAGTAcaaaaaattggaaacaaaCCCAGAAAAACATATGAAACAACTTCTAAAATACCTCATGGGCCTACAAAGCTACCTATTATAGGAAATATACACAATCTGCTATCCTCTCAGCCACATAGAAAACTAAGAGACCTGGCCTTAAAATATGGACCCTTGATGCATCTTCAACTTGGAGAGATTTCTACTATTGTCATTTCATCCCCTGAGTGTGCTAAGGAAGTCATGAAAACCCATGATATTAACTTTGCCACGCGGCCTAAAATCCTAGCTAGTGAAATCATATCTTACAATTCCACAGATATAGCTTTTGCTCCTTATGGAAATTATTGGAGGCAGCTAAGAAAAATTTGCACACTGGAGCTTTTAAGCCTAAAACGTGTCAACTCATTCCAACCAATTAGAGAAGAGGAGCTCTCCAATCTTGTCAAATGGATAGATTCAAAGAAAGGATCTCCCATCAATCTCACTCAAGCTGTACTTTCATCAATTTATTCAATTGCTTCGAGGTCTGCCTTTGGCAAGAAATACAAAGACCAACAAAACTTCATAGCAGCGgttaaaaatttgataaaacTTATAGGAGGTTTTGACATTGGAGATTTGTTTCCTTCTGCTACTTGGCTGCAACATGTTACTGGCATCAGGCCCAAGCTTGAGAGGTTGCATCAACTAGCCGATCAAATAATGGAAGGCATCATCAATGAGCATAAAGAGGCAAGGTCAGAGGCCAAGGATTACGAAAGGGAAGCAGAAGATCTTGTGGATGTTCTCATGCAATATGATGATGGTAACAACCAGGATTTTGCTTTAACTAGGAACAACGTCAAGGCTATAATTCTG GACATTTTTGCTGCTGGAGGTGAGACATCAGCAACAACCATAGATTGGGCGATGGCTGAAATAATAAAGGATTCAAGAATAATGAGAAAAGCACAAGCTGAGGTTAGAGAGGTATTCAACATGAAAGGAAGGGTTGATGAAAATTACATCAACGAACTCAAATATTTGAAACTAGTTGTGAAAGAGACCTTGAGATTCCACCCTCCACTTCCTCTTTTGCTTCCAAGAGAATGTGGTAAAACATGTGAGATACATGGCTATAACATACCAGCCAAAAGCAAGGTCATAGTCAATGCTTGGGCAATTGGAAGAGATTCAAACTATTGGACTGAACCTGAGAGGTTTTATCCCGAGAGATTCATCGACAGCACTGTTGACTACAAAGGGAATAACTTTGAGTTCATTCCTTTTGGAGCTGGAAGAAGGATATGCCCTGGAAGCACATTTTCATCCAGAGTTGTCGAAGTGACCCTTGCAATGTTGTTATATCACTTTGATTGGAAGCTTCCAAGTGGAATGATAAGTGAAGAATTGGACATGAGTGAAGAGTTTGGAATCACAGTTAGAAGAAAGCATGATCTGTTCTTGGTTCCTTTTCCTTATCTTCCTCTGCCTGTCCCATGA